A genome region from Bacteroides stercoris ATCC 43183 includes the following:
- a CDS encoding translation initiation factor, with product MAKKPKENDWKDRLNVVYSTNPDFKYELDDEEEQTTLQPSQQRLRVQLDRKNRGGKVVTLVTGFIGTEDDLKELGKFLKSKCGVGGSSKDGEIIVQGDFKQKVLELLKKEGYTQTKTVG from the coding sequence ATGGCTAAGAAACCAAAAGAGAACGATTGGAAAGACAGGCTGAATGTAGTGTATTCAACCAACCCCGACTTCAAATACGAATTGGACGATGAAGAAGAGCAAACCACTCTCCAACCGTCCCAACAACGTCTGCGCGTACAATTGGACCGCAAGAACCGGGGCGGTAAAGTTGTAACTCTCGTTACCGGATTTATCGGTACGGAAGACGATTTGAAAGAACTGGGCAAATTCCTTAAAAGTAAATGCGGTGTGGGAGGAAGCTCCAAAGACGGAGAAATCATTGTACAAGGAGACTTTAAGCAAAAAGTACTGGAATTACTAAAGAAAGAGGGGTATACACAGACCAAAACGGTGGGATAA
- a CDS encoding HAD family hydrolase → MIKNILFDMGGVIFRQNSEEAFRRFREAGVNTDEYMGEYGQKGFFLDVETGKIDAGEFCRRMAEAAGRESVGWDEAQYCWLGFIRDVPLNRLHNLLKLKEEYHICLLSNTNPFIMAFTRSDKFSDEHKPISDYFDTLFCSYEMQAYKPEPDIFLKALAADGMKAEETIFVDDSLKNIKAAEALGIRGLHVAPDEDWMEKLTALLHICNGL, encoded by the coding sequence ATGATAAAGAATATATTATTTGATATGGGCGGTGTGATATTCCGCCAGAATTCGGAAGAGGCTTTCCGCCGTTTTCGTGAAGCAGGAGTGAATACGGATGAGTATATGGGAGAATACGGCCAAAAGGGATTTTTCCTGGATGTAGAGACGGGAAAGATTGATGCCGGTGAGTTTTGCCGGAGAATGGCTGAGGCTGCCGGGCGCGAATCTGTCGGTTGGGATGAGGCGCAATATTGCTGGCTGGGCTTTATACGTGATGTGCCTCTGAACCGGCTTCACAATTTATTGAAGTTAAAAGAGGAATATCACATTTGCCTGCTTAGCAATACTAATCCGTTTATTATGGCTTTTACCCGCAGTGATAAGTTCAGTGACGAACATAAACCGATAAGCGATTATTTTGATACGCTGTTTTGCAGCTATGAAATGCAGGCTTACAAGCCTGAACCGGATATTTTCCTGAAAGCATTGGCTGCTGACGGTATGAAAGCTGAAGAAACGATATTTGTAGATGATAGTTTAAAGAATATCAAGGCGGCGGAAGCGCTTGGCATACGCGGATTGCATGTGGCTCCCGATGAAGACTGGATGGAGAAACTGACGGCATTGCTGCATATATGTAATGGCTTGTAG
- a CDS encoding DUF4488 domain-containing protein produces the protein MKKNYFFTMLAVVLLAVTGVRAQDKAAFEPAHLEGIWQLCHYVSENPEIPGTLKPSNTFKVLSDDGRIVNFTIRPGADAIITGYGTYRQISGTAYKESIERNIHLPMLDNKDNILEFEMGEGGVMYLKYFIAKDLNGNELNTWFHETWKRVNMPSAFPVDIVR, from the coding sequence ATGAAAAAGAATTATTTCTTTACCATGCTGGCAGTGGTGCTGCTTGCGGTAACAGGAGTCCGGGCGCAGGATAAGGCTGCTTTTGAGCCGGCGCATCTGGAAGGTATTTGGCAGTTGTGTCATTATGTGTCTGAAAATCCGGAAATTCCCGGAACATTGAAGCCGAGTAATACATTTAAGGTACTGAGCGATGACGGTCGCATTGTTAACTTCACGATACGGCCCGGTGCAGATGCCATTATTACAGGGTATGGTACCTATCGGCAAATATCGGGTACAGCCTATAAGGAAAGTATCGAGAGGAACATCCATCTGCCTATGTTGGATAATAAGGACAATATCCTTGAATTTGAAATGGGTGAGGGAGGTGTGATGTACCTGAAATACTTTATCGCAAAAGATTTAAACGGAAATGAACTGAATACATGGTTCCATGAAACATGGAAACGGGTAAATATGCCATCCGCGTTTCCGGTAGACATTGTTCGGTAG
- the purB gene encoding adenylosuccinate lyase: MELDLLTAISPIDGRYRGKTDALAAYFSEFALIKYRVQVEVEYFITLCELPLPQLKGVNKDVFETLRNIYRNFSEADAGRIKDIESVTNHDVKAVEYFLKEEFDKLGGMDDYKEFIHFGLTSQDINNTSIPLSVKEALEQVYYPQIEELIAQLRAYAEEWANIPMLAKTHGQPASPTRLGKEIMVFVYRLERQLVALKACPVTAKFGGATGNYNAHHVAYPEYDWKAFGTKFVAEKLGLEREEYTTQISNYDNLSAIFDAMKRINTVMIDMNRDFWQYISMEYFKQKIKAGEVGSSAMPHKVNPIDFENAEGNLGIANAILEHLAVKLPVSRLQRDLTDSTVLRNVGVPFGHIIIAIQSSLKGLRKLLLNETAIYRDLDNCWSVVAEAIQTILRREAYPHPYEALKALTRTNQAITENSIKEFIEELNVSEDIKKELRAITPHTYTGL; encoded by the coding sequence ATGGAACTTGATTTACTTACCGCAATCTCCCCGATTGACGGTCGCTACAGGGGCAAGACAGATGCTTTGGCTGCCTATTTCTCAGAATTCGCACTGATAAAATACCGTGTACAGGTTGAAGTGGAATATTTTATAACCTTATGTGAACTGCCTTTGCCTCAGTTGAAAGGGGTGAATAAGGATGTATTCGAAACTTTGAGAAATATTTACCGTAATTTTTCAGAAGCCGATGCCGGACGTATCAAGGATATTGAAAGCGTGACTAACCATGATGTGAAGGCTGTTGAATATTTTTTGAAAGAAGAATTTGATAAGTTAGGCGGAATGGACGACTATAAAGAGTTTATCCACTTCGGGCTGACTTCACAAGATATTAACAATACTTCTATTCCTTTGTCTGTAAAAGAGGCATTGGAACAGGTATATTATCCGCAGATAGAGGAATTGATAGCGCAACTCCGTGCTTATGCTGAAGAGTGGGCGAATATTCCGATGCTCGCCAAAACGCACGGACAGCCGGCTTCTCCTACTCGTCTGGGAAAAGAGATAATGGTGTTTGTATATCGTTTGGAACGCCAACTGGTTGCATTGAAGGCTTGTCCGGTTACTGCTAAGTTTGGCGGTGCTACGGGAAATTACAATGCACATCATGTGGCTTATCCGGAATATGACTGGAAAGCTTTCGGTACTAAGTTCGTTGCAGAGAAACTGGGGTTGGAGCGCGAAGAATATACGACTCAGATTTCCAATTATGATAATCTATCTGCTATCTTCGATGCGATGAAGCGAATTAATACGGTGATGATTGATATGAACCGTGACTTCTGGCAGTATATCTCCATGGAATATTTCAAGCAGAAGATCAAGGCTGGTGAGGTTGGTTCGAGTGCAATGCCGCATAAGGTGAATCCGATTGATTTTGAAAATGCCGAAGGTAATCTGGGCATAGCAAACGCTATCCTTGAACATCTGGCTGTGAAGTTGCCGGTGTCACGTTTGCAGCGCGACCTGACGGATTCTACCGTATTGCGTAATGTGGGCGTTCCGTTCGGACATATCATAATAGCCATTCAGAGTTCATTGAAAGGATTGCGCAAGCTGCTGTTGAATGAAACGGCTATCTATCGCGATTTGGATAACTGCTGGAGTGTTGTGGCCGAGGCCATTCAAACAATCCTGCGCCGTGAGGCATATCCGCATCCTTACGAAGCGCTGAAAGCATTGACACGTACCAATCAGGCTATCACAGAGAATTCTATCAAGGAATTCATAGAAGAATTGAATGTAAGCGAAGATATAAAGAAAGAATTACGTGCAATTACTCCCCATACATATACGGGGCTTTAA
- the tsf gene encoding translation elongation factor Ts, which produces MAVSMADITKLRKMTGAGMMDCKNALNDAEGDFDKAMEIIRKKGQAVAAKRSDREASEGCVLAKTTGDFAVIIALKCETDFVAQNADFVKLTQDILDLAVANKCKTLDEVKALPMGNGTVQDAVTDRSGITGEKMELDGYLTVEGATTVVYNHMNRNGLCTIVAFNKNVDEQLAKQVAMQIAAMNPLAIDEDGVSEEVKQKEIEVAIEKTKAEQVQKAVEAALKKAGINPAHVDSEDHMESNMAKGWITAEDVAKAKEIIATVSAEKAAHLPEQMIQNIAKGRLGKFLKEVCLLNQEDIMDGKKTVREVLKEADPELKIVDFKRFTLRAE; this is translated from the coding sequence ATGGCTGTAAGTATGGCTGATATAACCAAGCTCCGTAAAATGACCGGTGCTGGTATGATGGATTGCAAGAATGCATTGAACGATGCAGAAGGCGATTTCGATAAGGCAATGGAAATTATCCGTAAAAAAGGACAGGCTGTTGCTGCTAAGCGTTCAGACCGTGAAGCTTCTGAAGGCTGCGTTTTGGCTAAGACTACCGGTGACTTTGCCGTTATCATCGCTTTGAAGTGCGAAACCGACTTCGTAGCTCAGAATGCCGACTTCGTGAAACTGACTCAGGATATCCTTGACCTTGCCGTTGCCAATAAGTGCAAGACGTTGGATGAAGTAAAAGCCCTGCCGATGGGTAACGGTACTGTACAGGATGCAGTAACCGACCGTAGCGGTATCACAGGCGAGAAGATGGAACTCGACGGTTATCTGACTGTAGAGGGTGCAACTACGGTTGTGTACAACCACATGAACAGAAACGGTCTTTGCACGATTGTTGCTTTCAACAAGAATGTTGACGAACAGTTGGCTAAGCAAGTGGCCATGCAGATTGCTGCCATGAATCCGCTGGCTATCGACGAAGACGGTGTTTCTGAAGAAGTTAAGCAGAAAGAAATCGAAGTTGCTATCGAGAAGACAAAAGCCGAACAAGTACAGAAGGCTGTTGAGGCTGCTTTGAAGAAAGCCGGCATCAACCCTGCTCACGTTGACAGCGAAGACCACATGGAAAGCAACATGGCTAAGGGATGGATTACAGCTGAAGACGTAGCAAAGGCAAAAGAAATCATTGCTACAGTTTCTGCTGAAAAAGCTGCACACCTGCCGGAACAGATGATTCAGAATATTGCTAAAGGTCGTCTGGGTAAATTCCTGAAAGAAGTTTGCCTGCTGAACCAGGAAGATATCATGGATGGCAAGAAGACTGTAAGAGAAGTGCTGAAAGAAGCTGACCCTGAATTGAAAATCGTTGATTTCAAGCGTTTCACTTTGCGTGCTGAATAA
- the rplM gene encoding 50S ribosomal protein L13 codes for MDTLSYKTISANKATVTKEWVIVDATDQVLGRLGAKVAKLLRGKYKPNFTPHVDCGDNVIIINANKVKLTGNKWNDKVYLSYTGYPGGQREITPARLQAKPNGDDKLLRKVVKGMLPKNKLGAKLLGNMYVYAGSEHKHDAQNPKMIDINALK; via the coding sequence GTGGATACTTTAAGTTACAAGACCATTTCTGCAAACAAAGCTACAGTGACTAAAGAATGGGTCATTGTTGACGCTACAGACCAGGTATTGGGTCGTCTGGGCGCAAAAGTTGCGAAACTGTTGAGAGGAAAGTATAAACCTAACTTTACTCCTCACGTAGATTGCGGCGATAATGTAATCATTATCAATGCCAACAAAGTAAAATTAACCGGTAACAAGTGGAATGACAAGGTATATCTGTCATACACAGGCTATCCCGGCGGTCAGAGAGAAATCACTCCTGCTCGTTTGCAGGCAAAACCGAACGGTGATGACAAGTTGCTGAGAAAAGTAGTAAAGGGTATGCTGCCTAAAAATAAGTTGGGCGCCAAATTGCTGGGCAATATGTATGTATATGCCGGCAGCGAGCACAAGCATGATGCTCAGAACCCGAAAATGATTGATATTAACGCACTTAAATAA
- the asnS gene encoding asparagine--tRNA ligase codes for MEKISRTKIVDLLKREDFGAMVNVKGWVRTRRGSKQVNFIALNDGSTINNVQIVVDLANFDEQMLKEITTGACLSVNGVLTESVGSGQTAEIQAREIEVLGTCDNTYPLQKKGHSMEFLREIAHLRPRTNTFGAVFRIRHNMAIAIHEFFHKKGFFYFHTPIITASDCEGAGQMFQVTTMNLYDLKKDENGSIIYDDDFFGKQASLTVSGQLEGELAATALGAIYTFGPTFRAENSNTPRHLAEFWMVEPEVAFNDITDNMDLAEEFIKFCVQWALDNCADDVKFLNDMFDKGLIERLQGVLKENFVRLPYTEGIKILEEAVAQGHKFEFPVYWGVDLASEHERYLVEDHFKRPVILTDYPKEIKAFYMKQNDDGKTVRAMDVLFPKIGEIIGGSERESDYAKLMNRIEELHIPMKDMWWYLDTRKFGTCPHSGFGLGFERLLLFVTGMTNIRDVIPFPRTPRNAEF; via the coding sequence ATGGAAAAGATTAGTAGAACAAAGATTGTTGACCTGCTGAAGCGCGAGGATTTTGGCGCTATGGTCAACGTGAAAGGTTGGGTTCGTACCCGCAGAGGTAGTAAGCAAGTTAATTTTATCGCGCTGAACGACGGTTCTACAATAAATAATGTGCAGATTGTGGTGGATTTGGCAAACTTCGATGAGCAGATGCTGAAAGAAATTACCACAGGAGCTTGTTTGAGCGTGAACGGTGTGCTGACGGAATCGGTAGGCTCCGGTCAGACAGCTGAAATCCAGGCACGTGAAATTGAAGTGTTGGGTACTTGTGATAATACGTATCCTTTGCAGAAAAAAGGGCACTCTATGGAGTTCCTTCGCGAGATAGCCCATCTGCGTCCTCGTACGAATACATTCGGTGCTGTGTTCCGTATCCGTCACAATATGGCTATTGCTATTCATGAATTCTTCCATAAGAAAGGGTTCTTCTATTTTCATACGCCTATCATTACGGCTTCCGACTGCGAAGGAGCCGGACAGATGTTTCAGGTTACTACGATGAACCTTTATGATTTGAAGAAAGACGAAAACGGTTCTATTATCTACGATGACGATTTTTTCGGAAAGCAGGCGAGTCTGACGGTTTCCGGTCAGTTGGAAGGTGAACTTGCCGCTACGGCGTTGGGCGCTATCTATACGTTCGGGCCTACGTTCCGTGCGGAAAACTCCAATACCCCCCGTCACTTGGCTGAGTTCTGGATGGTGGAGCCGGAAGTTGCGTTCAATGACATTACCGATAACATGGACTTGGCGGAAGAATTCATCAAGTTCTGCGTACAGTGGGCTTTGGATAACTGCGCCGATGATGTGAAGTTCTTGAATGATATGTTTGACAAGGGTTTGATAGAGCGCTTGCAAGGTGTACTGAAAGAAAACTTCGTTCGTCTGCCTTATACGGAAGGTATTAAGATTCTGGAAGAAGCCGTAGCACAGGGGCATAAGTTTGAATTCCCTGTATACTGGGGGGTCGACCTGGCTTCCGAGCACGAACGTTATTTGGTGGAAGACCACTTCAAGCGTCCGGTTATCCTGACGGATTATCCGAAAGAAATCAAGGCGTTCTATATGAAGCAGAACGACGATGGTAAAACGGTACGTGCTATGGATGTGCTCTTCCCGAAGATTGGCGAGATAATCGGCGGCTCCGAGCGTGAGTCCGATTATGCTAAACTGATGAACCGCATTGAAGAACTTCATATTCCGATGAAAGATATGTGGTGGTATCTTGATACCCGCAAGTTCGGTACGTGCCCGCACTCAGGCTTCGGATTGGGCTTTGAACGTCTGTTGCTGTTTGTAACCGGTATGACTAATATTCGTGACGTGATACCGTTCCCGCGTACTCCGCGCAATGCGGAGTTCTAA
- a CDS encoding fumarylacetoacetate hydrolase family protein produces the protein MKIIAVGMNYAQHNKELGHTQENSEPVIFMKPDSAILKDGKPFFVPDFSHEVHYETEVVVRICRLGKNIAPRFAHRYYDAVTVGIDFTARDLQRKFREAGNPWELCKGFDNSAAIGTFISLEQAGGDLQNLDFHLDIDGREVQRGNTADMLFKIDDIIAYVSRFMTLKIGDLLFTGTPAGVGPVSVGQHLQGYLGGEKLLDFHIR, from the coding sequence ATGAAGATCATAGCAGTAGGGATGAATTATGCACAGCACAATAAGGAGCTTGGGCATACTCAGGAGAATAGTGAACCTGTTATCTTCATGAAACCCGACTCGGCTATTTTGAAAGACGGCAAGCCGTTTTTTGTTCCCGACTTCTCCCATGAAGTTCATTACGAAACGGAAGTTGTGGTACGTATTTGTCGGTTAGGTAAGAATATAGCTCCCCGTTTTGCGCATCGTTATTATGATGCGGTGACGGTAGGCATTGATTTTACAGCCCGTGACTTGCAGCGGAAATTCCGTGAAGCCGGTAACCCGTGGGAGCTGTGCAAAGGGTTTGACAACTCAGCAGCTATCGGTACGTTCATTTCTTTGGAACAAGCCGGTGGAGACTTGCAGAATTTGGATTTCCATCTCGATATAGATGGCCGTGAAGTACAACGTGGCAATACGGCAGACATGCTTTTCAAGATAGACGATATAATAGCCTATGTCAGTCGTTTTATGACTTTGAAGATTGGTGATTTACTGTTTACAGGTACCCCTGCCGGAGTAGGACCCGTCAGTGTCGGTCAGCATTTGCAAGGTTATTTAGGCGGGGAAAAGCTGCTCGATTTTCATATCCGCTGA
- the rpsI gene encoding 30S ribosomal protein S9: MEVVNALGRRKSAIARIFVSEGTGKITINKRDLAEYFPSSILQYVVKQPLNKLGVAEKYDIKVNLCGGGFTGQSQALRLAIARALVKINAEDKAALRAEGFMTRDPRSVERKKPGQPKARRRFQFSKR; the protein is encoded by the coding sequence ATGGAAGTAGTAAATGCATTAGGCAGACGTAAAAGTGCAATTGCACGTATTTTCGTAAGCGAAGGTACTGGAAAGATTACTATTAACAAGAGAGACCTCGCAGAGTACTTTCCATCAAGCATTCTTCAGTATGTAGTTAAACAACCGTTGAACAAGCTGGGTGTTGCTGAAAAGTACGACATCAAAGTAAACCTCTGCGGTGGCGGTTTCACCGGACAGTCTCAGGCATTGCGTCTTGCAATTGCTCGCGCTTTGGTGAAAATCAATGCTGAAGATAAAGCTGCTCTCCGTGCTGAAGGCTTCATGACTCGCGATCCCCGTTCTGTTGAACGTAAGAAACCGGGACAGCCGAAAGCTCGTCGTAGATTCCAGTTCAGTAAACGTTAA
- a CDS encoding sugar O-acetyltransferase, which produces MDEVDKMRSSQLANTASPEIQERFKRAKKLLLKLNAMSGYEEECRSVLEELIPGIPASATICPPFCCDHGDGIRLGEHVFINSNCTFLDGGYITVGAYTLIGPCVQIYTPQHPFDYLERRVEQEYAYPVTIGEDCWIGGGAVICPGVTIGDRCIIGAGSVVTKDIPSDCVAVGNPAKVIRKNDIKK; this is translated from the coding sequence ATGGATGAGGTAGATAAAATGCGGAGTTCACAATTGGCGAATACGGCTTCCCCGGAAATTCAAGAGCGTTTTAAACGTGCGAAAAAACTGTTGCTGAAGCTGAACGCTATGAGCGGTTATGAGGAAGAATGCCGGAGCGTATTGGAAGAATTGATACCCGGTATTCCAGCTTCTGCCACTATTTGCCCGCCTTTTTGTTGCGATCATGGTGATGGTATCCGCCTTGGGGAACATGTCTTTATCAACTCCAATTGTACTTTTCTGGACGGTGGCTATATCACTGTTGGGGCATATACGCTGATAGGGCCTTGTGTGCAGATTTATACCCCTCAACACCCGTTTGATTATCTGGAGAGGCGTGTAGAGCAGGAGTATGCCTATCCGGTGACGATAGGTGAAGATTGCTGGATTGGCGGTGGCGCTGTTATTTGTCCCGGGGTAACTATTGGCGACCGTTGCATTATAGGTGCGGGAAGTGTAGTGACCAAAGATATTCCGTCCGATTGTGTGGCTGTTGGGAATCCGGCAAAGGTAATCCGCAAAAATGATATAAAAAAGTGA
- a CDS encoding pseudouridine synthase yields MSTENETWRDASSSEENSGAGRDGNQFNREGSYSRPSYNRENGDRPYRPRFNSENGDRPQRSYSSDRPYRQRFNPNAENGDRPQRSYNNDRSYRPRYNGESGDRPQRSYGNNAGGDRPYRPRYNSEGGDRSQRSYGNNTGGDRPYRPRYNSEGGDRPQRPYGNNAGGDRPYRPRYNSEGGDRPQRPYGNNAGGDRPFRPRYNSNGDRPQRPYGNRDSYSRPIRRTGDYDPNAKYSKKKQIEYKEQFVDPNEPIRLNKFLANAGVCSRREADEFITAGVVSVNGEVVTELGTKIKRGDEVKFHDQTVSIERKIYVLLNKPKDTVTTSDDPQARRTVMDLVKGACDERIYPVGRLDRNTTGVLLLTNDGDLASKLTHPKYLKKKIYHVHLDKNLTKADMEQIAAGIQLDDGEIQADAISYTDDFKKDEVGIEIHSGKNRIVRRIFESLGYKVVKLDRVFFAGLTKKGLRRGEWRYLTEQEVNFLRMGSFE; encoded by the coding sequence ATGAGTACAGAAAATGAAACTTGGCGTGATGCTTCTTCTTCAGAGGAGAATTCAGGCGCCGGCCGTGATGGTAACCAATTTAACAGAGAGGGAAGCTATAGTCGCCCGTCTTATAACCGTGAAAATGGTGACCGCCCTTATCGTCCGAGATTTAATAGTGAAAATGGCGACCGTCCGCAACGTTCGTACAGCAGTGACCGTCCTTACCGTCAGCGCTTTAATCCGAATGCGGAAAATGGCGACCGTCCTCAGCGTTCCTATAACAACGACCGTTCTTACCGTCCTCGCTATAATGGTGAAAGTGGCGACCGTCCTCAACGCTCTTACGGTAACAATGCCGGCGGTGACCGTCCTTACCGTCCCCGTTATAACAGTGAAGGTGGCGACCGTTCTCAGCGCTCTTACGGCAACAATACCGGCGGTGATCGTCCTTACCGTCCTCGTTATAACAGTGAAGGTGGCGACCGTCCTCAGCGTCCTTACGGTAATAATGCTGGCGGTGATCGTCCTTACCGTCCCCGTTATAACAGTGAAGGTGGCGACCGTCCTCAGCGTCCTTATGGTAACAATGCTGGTGGTGACCGCCCTTTCCGTCCGCGCTATAACTCGAACGGTGACCGTCCTCAACGCCCTTATGGCAACAGAGACAGCTACAGTCGCCCGATTCGCCGTACGGGAGATTACGATCCCAATGCCAAGTACAGTAAGAAGAAACAGATAGAGTATAAAGAACAGTTTGTCGATCCGAACGAACCGATTCGTTTGAATAAGTTTCTGGCTAATGCCGGTGTATGCTCGCGTCGTGAAGCGGATGAGTTTATTACGGCAGGCGTAGTGTCTGTAAACGGAGAAGTGGTTACGGAATTGGGTACTAAGATTAAGCGTGGCGATGAAGTGAAGTTTCACGACCAGACGGTCAGCATCGAACGTAAGATATATGTCCTGTTGAACAAGCCGAAAGATACGGTGACAACTTCCGATGACCCGCAGGCGCGTCGTACTGTAATGGACTTGGTGAAAGGTGCTTGTGACGAACGTATCTATCCGGTAGGTCGTCTGGACCGTAATACTACGGGAGTATTGTTGCTGACGAACGATGGCGACCTGGCTTCCAAGCTGACCCATCCCAAGTATCTGAAAAAGAAAATATATCATGTGCATTTGGATAAGAATCTGACTAAAGCCGATATGGAGCAGATTGCAGCCGGTATTCAGTTGGACGATGGTGAAATCCAGGCAGATGCTATCAGCTATACGGATGATTTCAAAAAAGATGAAGTGGGCATAGAAATCCACTCCGGTAAGAACCGTATCGTGCGTCGTATTTTCGAATCGCTGGGATACAAGGTCGTGAAGCTGGATCGTGTATTCTTTGCCGGTTTAACCAAGAAAGGCTTGCGTCGCGGCGAGTGGCGTTACCTCACGGAACAAGAGGTGAACTTCCTGCGCATGGGCTCTTTCGAATAA
- a CDS encoding redox-sensing transcriptional repressor Rex — translation MNSQLQKKDSTKVPEPTLRRLPWYLSNVKLLRKRGERFVSSTQISKEINIDASQIAKDLSYVNISGRTRVGYEIDTLIAVLEDFLGFTNIHKAFLFGVGSLGGALLRDSGLNHFGLEIVAAFDVNPDLVGTALNGIPIYHSDDFEEKMQAYDVNIGVLTVPIEIAQKITDTMVAGGIKAVWNFTPFRIRVPEDIVVQNTSLYAHLAVMFNRLNFNEIR, via the coding sequence ATGAACAGTCAGTTACAAAAGAAAGACTCTACAAAGGTGCCGGAACCTACCTTGCGCCGGCTTCCGTGGTATCTTTCCAATGTAAAATTGCTTAGAAAAAGAGGGGAGCGTTTCGTTTCTTCTACTCAAATTTCCAAAGAAATCAATATTGATGCCTCTCAGATAGCGAAGGACTTGTCATATGTCAATATTTCCGGCCGTACCCGTGTGGGGTATGAGATAGATACGCTGATTGCCGTGCTGGAAGATTTTTTGGGATTTACCAATATACATAAAGCATTTCTTTTCGGTGTGGGAAGTTTGGGTGGTGCATTGCTGCGAGATTCCGGTTTGAACCATTTCGGTCTGGAGATTGTGGCAGCATTTGATGTAAATCCCGATTTGGTAGGGACAGCATTGAATGGCATTCCAATCTATCATTCCGATGATTTTGAAGAGAAAATGCAGGCATATGACGTCAATATCGGTGTGCTGACAGTACCTATTGAGATTGCGCAGAAAATTACGGATACGATGGTGGCAGGCGGCATTAAAGCCGTATGGAATTTTACTCCGTTCCGTATCCGTGTGCCGGAAGATATAGTGGTTCAGAACACTTCGTTGTATGCACATCTGGCAGTAATGTTTAACCGTTTGAATTTTAATGAGATAAGGTGA
- the rpsB gene encoding 30S ribosomal protein S2 — protein sequence MSRTNFDTLLEAGCHFGHLKRKWNPAMAPYIFMERNGIHIIDLNKTVAKIDEAAEALKQIAKSGKKVLFVATKKQAKQVVADKAASVNMPYVIERWPGGMLTNFPTIRKAVKKMATIDKLTNDGTYSNLSKREILQISRQRAKLDKTLGSIADLTRLPSALFVIDVMKENIAVREANRLGIPVFGIVDTNSDPTNIDFVIPANDDATKSVEVILDACCAAMQEGLEERKAEKVDMEAAGEAPANKGKKKATKARLDKSDEEAINAAKAAAFIKEDEEA from the coding sequence ATGTCAAGAACTAATTTTGATACATTATTGGAAGCCGGTTGTCACTTCGGTCACTTGAAAAGAAAGTGGAACCCTGCAATGGCTCCTTATATCTTCATGGAGCGCAATGGTATTCATATCATTGACCTCAACAAGACGGTTGCTAAAATTGACGAAGCTGCTGAAGCTTTGAAGCAAATCGCTAAATCAGGAAAGAAAGTCCTGTTTGTTGCTACTAAAAAACAAGCTAAGCAGGTGGTTGCCGACAAGGCTGCATCTGTAAATATGCCTTATGTAATCGAGCGCTGGCCGGGTGGTATGTTGACCAACTTCCCGACAATCCGTAAGGCTGTGAAGAAGATGGCTACTATCGATAAGCTGACTAACGATGGTACTTATTCTAACCTCTCTAAGAGAGAAATCCTGCAAATCTCCCGTCAACGTGCCAAGTTGGACAAGACGTTGGGTTCTATCGCTGACCTGACTCGTCTGCCGTCTGCTTTGTTCGTTATCGACGTAATGAAGGAGAATATTGCAGTTCGCGAAGCCAACCGTTTGGGTATTCCCGTATTCGGTATCGTTGATACCAACTCCGATCCTACGAATATCGACTTCGTTATTCCGGCAAACGATGACGCTACCAAGTCGGTAGAAGTTATCTTGGATGCTTGCTGCGCTGCTATGCAGGAAGGTTTGGAAGAACGTAAGGCTGAGAAGGTAGACATGGAAGCTGCCGGTGAGGCTCCTGCCAACAAAGGCAAGAAGAAAGCTACAAAAGCAAGACTCGACAAGTCTGACGAGGAAGCAATCAACGCAGCTAAAGCTGCCGCTTTCATTAAGGAAGACGAAGAGGCTTAA